CAATTAACACTAAAATAACCTTGGAATCGGATATCGCTATTTCGAGTTGCTTTTCAAAATCCTCGCCCTCTTTCAACGAACCAGTATCTCGAAAAATCTCATTTTTCCCGAAGCTACTAACTAGAAAATCGTTGAGCCTGTCGCAGAAGTGCCTGTCCTCGCGTCTGTAATTAACGAATATCGAGGCCATGTTTGATTCTCACGAATAATATTTAAATTATTAATGATAAAATTTTTTTGAATATATTTCCTAAGTCTATCGTCTGGGCCGAATATTTTAAAGTGCTCGTTTTTTAAGCTGTTTCATCTCTCTTGCTCAAGCAATTATCTTGTGTGTGGATTGGTAATTTGTTAGCTTCAGCATAATCGCCAAGCCTGCCGTGGTCAAGCAATTAGAGTTATCGCGGGACGAACTTTGCGATTAAGTTTAACTGCATGCGGTATCAACCGTTCCGAGGATTTCGACGGATGTCTATCGCCTCCGCTAGGGCCTCCCGGGCACTCACCGGCGATCGGTGCGACGCCTACCACGCCGACGGATACCTGATCGTCCGCGGCCTGTTCCACCCGACCGAGATGGCGCTCGTCTCGATGGAAGCCGACCGCCTCTTGTCGCACACGGACCTGATGAACACGGACAACATCCGCTGCCGCTGGCAACCGCACTGCGAGAGCGGCGACTGTCTGTTCGAGACGTTCGACCCCGTCATCGATCTCTCGCCCTTGCTGGCCATCCTCGCCCGCGACCCGCGACTACTCGCCGTGATCGCCGACCTCTACGGCGAACCGGCCCACCTGTTCAAGGACAAGCTCATCTTCAAGCCGGCCGGCGCGAAAGGGCACGACCTGCACCAGGATTACATCTCCTGGCCGACCTTCCCGACCTCGTTCGTGACCGCGGCCGTCGCCATCGACCCGTGCGCCCCGGACAACGGCTGCACCGAGGTGTATCCCGGCGTCCACCGCCGCGGTTACCTCTCCCCGGCCGATGGCGACTACCACCCACTTCCCGAACGGGAAGTCGAGGGAGTCGACCCCGTCCCGCTCGTTCTGGCCCCGGGAGACGTCGCCATTTTCGGCGGCTACACCCCGCACAGGTCCGCCCCGAATCGCTCGACCACCTCGCGCCGGTTACTTTACTTGAGCTACAACGCCGACTCCGATGGGGGCGAACAGCGCGACGCCCATTACCGGGAATTTCACGTTTGGATTCGCGGAAAATACGCCGAATACGGTAAGCACCAGACATACTTCCGGTAAAGGAAGTGGCGGCTCACTCGCGCCGCTGCGTTCTGAAGTACGGGGTAGGTGGCGGAAGGCCGCATCTGTACTTGCTCGCTCGCTTTCCTGACCCATTCCCCCCGACTTCCCGGGCTTTTCGCCTCGGGCTCGCACGACGTGGCAACCGCAAT
The DNA window shown above is from Fimbriiglobus ruber and carries:
- a CDS encoding phytanoyl-CoA dioxygenase family protein yields the protein MSIASARASRALTGDRCDAYHADGYLIVRGLFHPTEMALVSMEADRLLSHTDLMNTDNIRCRWQPHCESGDCLFETFDPVIDLSPLLAILARDPRLLAVIADLYGEPAHLFKDKLIFKPAGAKGHDLHQDYISWPTFPTSFVTAAVAIDPCAPDNGCTEVYPGVHRRGYLSPADGDYHPLPEREVEGVDPVPLVLAPGDVAIFGGYTPHRSAPNRSTTSRRLLYLSYNADSDGGEQRDAHYREFHVWIRGKYAEYGKHQTYFR